From a single Fulvivirga ulvae genomic region:
- a CDS encoding SpoIIE family protein phosphatase: MAQTNQEVETALKNKDYTLAADLYFKMGSEAWGSGNPQKSMDLFTKGIDLSEDHKLKDRARHGWYSLGLVQFNSSEYNDAIKSFEKSLEYAKSGNDQEAAARSGLYIGKSYFRKGRNKRSVSTLEEALSIALKINDLDLQKECYSLLSKNHKAMGNEAKSAEYENSIALINRDLERKTELNTMEQQISSVKEELQYRGRVLEKVSDSLQGELKSRGQVLERVSDSLKEIAEISREQQLKIDLLNVEKELTDVSLKAKEAELENNKLVRNSLIIGLILVGLLGVVVYKGYKDKMKASEEIHKKQLDIESSINYGLRIQQAMLPSKEKIEELLPQSFVLFKPRNVVSGDFYWINELYNEKIAVAAVDCTGHGVPGAFMSMIGSNALDSIVNTYVDEPDKILHELHRKVFTALKQEETGNKDGMDMALCVIDTDRDQLYFSGAKNHLIYIKEGEVLQIRGDKHPIGGIRKVPASFTQHTIDLEGEMYFYMYSDGFVDQFGGPDNMKFMSKKFKSLIGEIYQLPMHEQKAKMEEAFATWKGDHKQTDDVLVIGFKLTV, encoded by the coding sequence GTGGCCCAGACAAACCAGGAGGTGGAGACTGCTTTGAAGAATAAGGATTACACCCTGGCTGCTGATTTATATTTTAAGATGGGTTCTGAAGCGTGGGGCAGCGGTAATCCACAAAAGTCTATGGATCTGTTCACTAAAGGTATAGACCTGTCGGAAGATCATAAACTAAAAGACCGTGCCCGGCATGGCTGGTATAGCCTTGGATTGGTACAGTTTAATTCAAGCGAGTACAACGATGCTATAAAAAGTTTTGAAAAAAGCCTTGAATATGCGAAGTCAGGTAACGATCAGGAAGCAGCGGCCCGTAGCGGGTTATACATTGGCAAAAGCTATTTCCGGAAAGGCAGAAACAAAAGGTCAGTCAGTACTCTTGAGGAAGCCCTGAGCATTGCGCTTAAAATAAACGACCTTGATCTGCAAAAGGAATGTTATTCCCTGCTCAGTAAAAACCACAAGGCAATGGGTAATGAGGCCAAGTCAGCAGAATATGAAAATAGCATTGCGTTGATCAACAGGGACCTGGAAAGAAAAACGGAGCTGAATACTATGGAGCAGCAAATCAGTTCGGTAAAGGAGGAGCTCCAGTATAGGGGGCGAGTATTGGAAAAGGTATCCGATTCACTCCAGGGTGAGTTGAAAAGCAGGGGACAGGTACTTGAAAGAGTATCTGACTCTCTTAAGGAGATAGCAGAAATCAGCAGGGAGCAGCAGCTTAAAATTGACCTGCTCAACGTAGAGAAGGAACTTACAGATGTTTCATTGAAGGCAAAAGAAGCGGAGCTGGAAAACAATAAACTGGTGCGCAATTCATTGATCATCGGGTTGATTTTAGTAGGACTTCTGGGTGTCGTAGTTTATAAGGGTTATAAAGACAAAATGAAGGCCAGCGAAGAAATCCACAAGAAACAACTGGATATTGAAAGCAGTATCAACTATGGTCTGCGCATTCAGCAGGCTATGCTGCCCAGTAAAGAAAAAATTGAGGAATTGCTGCCGCAGTCTTTTGTGCTTTTTAAGCCCAGAAATGTGGTGAGCGGTGACTTTTATTGGATCAACGAACTCTACAACGAGAAAATAGCTGTGGCCGCTGTAGACTGTACAGGCCATGGCGTGCCAGGCGCTTTTATGTCGATGATCGGCTCAAATGCACTCGACAGCATTGTAAATACCTATGTGGATGAACCTGATAAGATACTGCATGAATTGCATCGTAAAGTATTTACTGCGCTGAAGCAGGAAGAAACCGGCAATAAAGACGGTATGGACATGGCTCTGTGTGTCATCGATACGGATAGAGACCAGCTCTATTTTTCAGGAGCAAAAAACCATCTTATTTATATTAAAGAAGGAGAAGTTTTGCAGATCAGAGGAGATAAACATCCGATCGGAGGGATCAGAAAAGTACCTGCCAGCTTTACCCAGCACACCATAGACCTGGAAGGAGAGATGTACTTCTATATGTATTCCGATGGCTTTGTAGATCAGTTTGGCGGACCGGACAACATGAAATTTATGAGCAAGAAGTTTAAATCACTGATTGGGGAAATCTATCAACTTCCGATGCATGAGCAGAAAGCAAAAATGGAAGAAGCATTTGCGACCTGGAAAGGTGACCATAAACAAACTGATGATGTACTGGTGATCGGGTTTAAACTGACCGTGTAG
- the katG gene encoding catalase/peroxidase HPI, whose product MENEKNRNVATDSPVWDTNESKKTCPFMSGAVKFTAGHGTTNRDWWPNQLNLKILHQHSSLSNPMGEDFNYAEEFKSLDLKAVKQDLYDLMTDSQEWWPADYGHYGPFFIRMAWHSAGTYRIADGRGGAGSGSQRFAPLNSWPDNANLDKARLLLWPIKQKYGKKISWADLMILAGNCALESMGFETFGFAGGREDVWEPEEDIYWGSEGEWLGNKERHAGDVLENPLAASHMGLIYVNPEGPNGNPDPVEAAHHIRETFGRMAMNDEETVALIAGGHTFGKTHGAADPGQYVGKEPAGAGIEEQGLGWKSTFGKGNAGDTITSGLEGAWTATPTQWSNSFFENLFKYDWELTKSPAGAHQYRPKNGAGAGTIPDAHDPSKKHAPFMLTTDLSLRMDPAYEKISRRFYENPDEFADAFARAWYKLTHRDMGPLSRYLGPEVPEEELIWQDPVPAVDHELINDKDIADLKSKLLDSGLSVSQLVTTAWASASTYRDSDKRGGANGARIRLAPQKDWEVNNPAELATVLKTLEEIQKSFNQAQSGNKKVSLADLIVLGGCAGIEKAAKNAGQNVTVPFAPGRTDASQEQTDVEAFSILEPNADAFRNYLRKDSRVSTSAEEMLIDRAQLMSLTAPELTVLYGGMRVLSTNYDHSKHGVLTKRPEALTNDFFLNLLDMGTTWRGTSDAQHEFEGRDRKTGEVKWTGTRVDLIFGSNSELRAFAEVYACSDAQERFVNDFVKVWDKVMNLDRFDLN is encoded by the coding sequence ATGGAAAACGAAAAAAACAGGAATGTAGCCACTGACAGCCCGGTCTGGGACACAAATGAATCGAAGAAGACATGCCCTTTTATGAGTGGGGCTGTCAAGTTCACAGCCGGCCATGGTACCACCAACCGTGACTGGTGGCCCAATCAGTTGAACCTGAAAATTTTACATCAGCACTCTTCCTTGTCTAATCCTATGGGAGAAGACTTCAACTATGCAGAAGAGTTTAAAAGCCTCGACCTGAAAGCTGTAAAGCAGGACCTTTATGATCTGATGACCGACTCACAGGAATGGTGGCCTGCCGATTACGGGCATTACGGTCCGTTCTTTATTCGTATGGCCTGGCACAGTGCGGGTACTTACCGTATAGCAGATGGCCGTGGTGGAGCGGGCTCAGGCTCGCAGCGATTTGCACCCCTCAACAGTTGGCCAGATAACGCTAACCTTGATAAAGCGCGTCTGCTGCTTTGGCCGATCAAGCAAAAGTATGGCAAAAAGATCTCCTGGGCCGACCTGATGATCCTGGCAGGTAACTGTGCTCTTGAGTCTATGGGATTCGAAACCTTTGGCTTTGCCGGAGGACGTGAAGATGTGTGGGAACCGGAGGAAGACATCTACTGGGGTTCGGAAGGAGAGTGGCTTGGCAACAAGGAGCGTCACGCCGGAGACGTACTGGAAAATCCTCTTGCAGCCTCGCATATGGGGCTGATCTATGTAAATCCTGAAGGCCCTAACGGTAACCCTGATCCTGTTGAAGCGGCACACCACATCCGCGAAACTTTTGGGCGTATGGCTATGAATGACGAGGAAACTGTGGCGTTGATCGCAGGAGGACACACATTTGGAAAAACCCATGGAGCCGCAGACCCAGGTCAATATGTAGGTAAAGAACCTGCAGGAGCCGGTATCGAAGAGCAAGGCCTGGGCTGGAAGAGTACTTTTGGTAAAGGTAATGCAGGGGATACCATTACAAGTGGTCTGGAAGGAGCCTGGACTGCTACTCCGACACAATGGAGCAACAGTTTCTTTGAAAACCTGTTCAAATACGATTGGGAGTTGACCAAGAGCCCGGCCGGAGCACATCAATACAGGCCTAAGAATGGAGCCGGAGCGGGTACGATCCCCGACGCACATGACCCTTCTAAAAAACATGCACCATTCATGCTCACGACTGATCTCTCTTTACGAATGGATCCTGCCTATGAAAAAATATCAAGGCGCTTCTATGAAAACCCTGACGAATTTGCCGATGCTTTCGCAAGGGCATGGTATAAGCTGACCCATCGTGATATGGGGCCTCTTTCGCGTTACCTTGGTCCTGAGGTGCCAGAAGAAGAATTGATCTGGCAAGATCCTGTTCCTGCCGTTGACCACGAATTGATCAATGATAAGGATATAGCTGATCTCAAAAGCAAATTGCTGGATTCTGGCCTGTCAGTGTCTCAACTGGTAACCACAGCATGGGCCTCAGCCTCTACCTATCGTGACTCTGACAAACGTGGTGGAGCCAATGGTGCACGCATTCGTCTTGCTCCGCAAAAGGATTGGGAAGTGAACAACCCTGCCGAGCTGGCAACAGTGCTTAAAACCTTAGAAGAAATCCAGAAATCGTTTAATCAGGCACAATCTGGTAACAAAAAGGTTTCCCTGGCTGACCTGATCGTGCTCGGAGGATGTGCAGGTATCGAAAAAGCAGCAAAAAATGCAGGACAAAATGTGACCGTGCCTTTTGCACCCGGACGTACCGACGCTTCCCAGGAGCAGACAGATGTAGAAGCATTTTCAATTCTGGAACCCAATGCTGATGCATTCCGCAATTACCTGAGAAAAGACAGCAGAGTATCTACATCAGCAGAAGAAATGTTGATAGACAGGGCACAACTGATGTCGCTCACGGCTCCTGAATTGACCGTTCTCTATGGTGGCATGAGAGTATTAAGCACCAATTATGACCATTCTAAGCATGGTGTACTCACTAAGCGTCCGGAAGCACTTACCAATGACTTCTTTTTGAACCTGTTGGATATGGGCACTACCTGGAGAGGCACCTCTGATGCCCAGCATGAGTTTGAAGGCCGTGACCGTAAAACCGGTGAAGTAAAGTGGACAGGCACACGGGTAGATCTGATCTTTGGTTCCAACTCTGAGCTTAGGGCGTTTGCAGAAGTTTATGCCTGCTCAGATGCTCAGGAGCGCTTCGTAAACGATTTTGTGAAGGTTTGGGATAAAGTAATGAACCTGGACAGGTTTGATCTGAACTAG
- the pnuC gene encoding nicotinamide riboside transporter PnuC, whose protein sequence is MDFFDINNIAFEVLGYPLSYIELAGTLFGFISVVLAAKPSVLTWPTGIVNEAAFFILFYQVQLYSDMYLQFFFFGVTVYGWYYWKKQDNEASVKKLTNRWRLIYLTVLMAGSVLSGLLMTQIHLLFPLVFTKPASYPFADAFTTTASILATILLSRKRIETWILWILVDMVSVTLYFLKGIHLVAIEYVVFLVICMIGYFNWRSKL, encoded by the coding sequence ATGGATTTCTTTGATATTAACAACATCGCCTTTGAGGTTCTGGGCTATCCATTAAGTTATATCGAACTGGCAGGCACGCTATTCGGCTTTATCTCTGTAGTGCTTGCTGCCAAACCGAGTGTTTTGACCTGGCCTACCGGTATAGTGAATGAAGCTGCATTTTTCATTCTTTTCTACCAGGTACAGTTGTATTCTGATATGTACCTCCAGTTTTTCTTCTTTGGGGTTACGGTTTATGGCTGGTATTATTGGAAGAAACAGGACAACGAGGCTAGTGTAAAAAAATTAACGAACAGATGGCGATTGATTTATCTAACGGTGCTTATGGCAGGAAGTGTCCTAAGCGGTCTGCTTATGACACAGATACACCTGCTGTTTCCGCTGGTTTTCACTAAGCCTGCCTCCTACCCCTTTGCTGATGCATTTACCACTACAGCGAGTATTCTTGCCACCATACTTCTTTCCAGAAAACGCATCGAGACCTGGATTTTGTGGATACTGGTAGACATGGTCTCAGTTACGCTTTACTTTTTAAAGGGCATCCATCTGGTGGCTATCGAATATGTTGTTTTTCTGGTCATTTGTATGATCGGTTATTTTAACTGGAGGTCGAAATTATGA
- a CDS encoding AAA family ATPase gives MKRGFTFGKYLPFHTGHEALINFALDHCDELIVLVCASSAESIPVEVRSGWISQTYKDNPRIQVIDFNYEESILPNTSVSSEEVSALWARKFEELLPKIDILFTSEPYGDFVSAYMGIRSIIFDKARKQWPVSASMIREAVYENWHFLPDAVKPYYQRKVVLLGTESTGKSTMAKYICEAFNAALVSEAGRDIIPDSNDFTFDQLRLIADTHARLATEATKLLKPLTVLDTDIHVTQSYAKFKFGEFLQVSDDIYAANKADLYLYLSADTLYLQDGTRLVRHERDALDRSHRLTLDEFGIDYVVIDGSYPERESKVCDLITNMLP, from the coding sequence ATGAAACGTGGCTTTACATTTGGCAAATACCTGCCCTTTCATACCGGACATGAGGCCCTGATTAATTTTGCCCTGGATCACTGCGACGAACTCATTGTACTGGTCTGTGCCAGTAGCGCTGAATCCATTCCCGTAGAGGTAAGGTCTGGCTGGATTTCCCAAACCTATAAGGACAATCCGCGTATTCAGGTTATTGATTTTAATTACGAAGAATCCATTCTGCCCAACACCTCGGTTTCATCCGAAGAAGTATCGGCACTATGGGCCCGTAAATTTGAGGAATTACTACCCAAAATAGACATACTATTTACATCTGAGCCCTACGGAGACTTTGTATCAGCATATATGGGTATTCGGTCAATAATATTCGATAAGGCAAGGAAACAATGGCCCGTTTCTGCTTCCATGATCCGGGAAGCTGTATATGAAAACTGGCATTTTCTTCCGGATGCCGTAAAGCCTTACTATCAAAGAAAAGTGGTACTGTTAGGCACTGAATCCACAGGAAAGAGTACAATGGCCAAATACATCTGCGAAGCTTTCAATGCAGCCCTGGTAAGTGAAGCCGGCAGGGATATCATACCTGATTCCAATGACTTTACTTTTGACCAGTTAAGGCTCATTGCCGATACCCATGCCCGGTTAGCCACTGAAGCCACCAAACTATTGAAACCACTCACTGTACTTGATACAGACATTCACGTTACCCAGTCCTACGCAAAATTCAAATTCGGTGAATTCCTGCAAGTAAGTGATGATATCTACGCCGCAAATAAGGCTGACCTGTACTTATACCTAAGCGCCGACACGCTCTACCTGCAGGACGGTACGCGCCTGGTCAGGCACGAAAGGGATGCCTTAGATCGCTCCCACCGACTTACTTTAGATGAGTTTGGTATTGATTATGTAGTTATTGATGGAAGTTACCCCGAGCGCGAGAGCAAGGTCTGCGACTTAATTACCAATATGCTTCCTTAG
- a CDS encoding TonB-dependent receptor, giving the protein MKHLYLSISILFLLTLSAKAQESTDSLIYELEPITVSEAYMADDAAPIPYQNLNMNALEVKNTGQEPSFLLSETPSMTVYSDAGSYQGYSYIRLRGIDQTRINMTLDGVPLNEPEDQGVYFSNYPDFLNSVSKVQIQRGVGTTKNGIASFAGSLQFSSPRLFDDSSNTSFGLGYGSFQSYRAYAEHKSRKRNKSLYLRGSWLNSDGYKYRSSNTSKSVFYGAGIYNKRNKFKLIGFAGNQQNELAWLGVSQSKIDEDPRANANTQENDEFTQSLTQLQHEYLLNDRMTISSSIYYNYLEGNYDFDLNNYLGMPSTSEMLNYAFQSHFIGGFSNVNFQTDKLEWTAGIHLNTYSREHVGSDNTAGALYKNTGYKPEQSTFAKMSYALWDELTLFADIQYRHTSFDYEGSVPFGKMDWSFVNPKGGVTYRPQENMDIYFSVGKTGREPTRNDLFGGWDDLQADDSGAPLLSIYDPEYVVDYELGVRMNRKDVSLSINIYHMDFDNEIVLNGQFGPNGLALNSNVDKSIRQGIEANFVCNSVRAFTFETNLSLNRSEIEQQSENFDPILTPPVIVNQDVSYTRRHFETGIGLRYQSSSYIDFANENEIDDYLLVNWRASYKFKRVTLSAFINNVTDIIYYNNAYVDFDGINKYFVQAPRNYYGMITYLF; this is encoded by the coding sequence ATGAAGCACTTATACTTGTCAATATCAATCCTGTTCCTGCTTACCCTAAGTGCCAAAGCACAGGAAAGTACGGATTCCTTAATTTATGAGCTGGAACCCATCACTGTTTCAGAAGCTTACATGGCTGATGATGCAGCTCCCATTCCATACCAAAATTTAAACATGAATGCTCTGGAGGTAAAAAATACCGGTCAGGAGCCCTCCTTTTTGCTTAGTGAAACCCCTTCGATGACGGTTTATTCTGATGCAGGAAGTTACCAGGGCTATTCATACATCCGGTTAAGGGGCATAGATCAGACGCGGATCAATATGACACTGGATGGGGTGCCTTTAAATGAGCCTGAGGATCAGGGGGTATATTTTTCTAACTACCCTGACTTCCTTAATTCAGTAAGCAAGGTTCAAATACAAAGGGGTGTTGGCACCACTAAAAACGGTATTGCCAGCTTTGCGGGTAGTCTGCAGTTCAGTTCTCCACGCCTGTTTGACGATTCCTCGAACACGTCATTCGGGCTTGGCTACGGTTCATTTCAATCTTATCGGGCTTATGCTGAACATAAAAGCCGAAAGCGCAATAAATCTCTTTATCTGAGAGGTTCATGGCTTAATTCGGATGGGTATAAGTATAGGTCTTCAAATACTTCAAAATCAGTATTTTATGGAGCGGGCATCTACAATAAAAGGAACAAGTTTAAGCTTATAGGCTTTGCCGGCAACCAGCAAAATGAGCTGGCCTGGCTGGGTGTGTCGCAAAGTAAAATTGATGAAGACCCGAGAGCCAATGCCAATACGCAGGAAAACGATGAGTTTACCCAGTCGCTCACTCAGCTACAACATGAATATTTGCTGAATGACAGGATGACCATCAGTTCCAGCATCTACTACAACTACCTGGAGGGTAATTACGATTTTGATCTCAATAACTATTTGGGTATGCCTTCAACTTCTGAAATGCTCAATTATGCATTCCAGTCACACTTCATCGGTGGGTTTTCAAACGTCAATTTTCAAACCGATAAGCTTGAATGGACGGCAGGCATTCATTTGAATACCTACTCAAGAGAACATGTTGGCAGTGATAATACCGCTGGCGCGTTATACAAAAACACGGGCTATAAACCGGAACAGAGTACTTTTGCGAAGATGTCATACGCCTTGTGGGATGAGCTTACGCTGTTCGCAGATATTCAATACCGCCATACCAGCTTTGACTATGAAGGTAGCGTACCTTTCGGGAAAATGGACTGGAGTTTTGTAAACCCAAAGGGTGGTGTTACCTATCGCCCTCAGGAAAATATGGACATCTACTTTAGCGTGGGTAAAACCGGCCGGGAGCCAACCCGAAATGACCTGTTTGGTGGTTGGGATGATCTTCAGGCAGACGATTCCGGTGCCCCTCTGCTTTCTATTTACGACCCTGAATATGTGGTGGACTATGAACTGGGAGTAAGGATGAACAGGAAAGATGTATCCCTGTCTATCAACATATACCACATGGATTTTGATAATGAAATTGTACTCAACGGCCAGTTTGGCCCCAATGGCCTGGCATTGAACAGCAATGTAGACAAAAGCATCCGGCAGGGCATAGAAGCCAATTTTGTTTGTAATTCGGTAAGGGCCTTTACTTTTGAAACCAATCTTTCACTAAACAGAAGTGAGATTGAGCAGCAATCAGAGAATTTTGACCCTATTCTTACACCGCCGGTAATCGTTAATCAGGATGTATCTTATACCAGAAGGCATTTTGAAACAGGAATTGGACTGAGATACCAAAGCAGCTCATACATCGATTTTGCCAATGAAAATGAGATTGACGACTACCTGCTGGTCAACTGGCGGGCATCTTATAAATTCAAAAGGGTGACGTTATCAGCGTTTATCAATAATGTGACTGATATTATTTACTACAATAACGCATATGTTGATTTTGACGGCATCAATAAATATTTTGTACAGGCACCGCGTAATTATTATGGCATGATCACTTATTTGTTTTGA
- a CDS encoding helix-turn-helix domain-containing protein has protein sequence MPTSDIILIILSGLGVVHGLFLAVFLWTYPKGNVLANKLLGLLLIVLSFRIGKSVFLEFTENLDIKFIFTGLGSIFALGPLFYLFVLSCSRKDFNLRPVHILHFIPLPIAVGFGLWIEESHLTMLPMAFFVSAFVAYYLHFLVYLAICYYYASKQRKEGLDAEIFQFLRLLFLGLLIIWMVYVLNLFDEQVPYIIGPVLYSIVAYTVSFIVIRKGYMQKISHAKYQTTVLSDEQCEELYSKVMHLMNEQAFYRQADLTLKSLSDRLKVSTQVLSMVINKSSQRNFNSFINNFRITEAANMLGNEKYANHTIAAIAYDVGFNSISSFNTAFKKQTGKTPLTYRKEVLK, from the coding sequence ATGCCTACTTCAGATATTATTTTAATTATACTTAGTGGCCTTGGGGTCGTTCACGGATTGTTCCTGGCTGTTTTCCTATGGACATACCCGAAAGGCAATGTATTGGCCAATAAACTGCTTGGACTGTTGCTGATCGTTTTGTCATTCAGAATTGGCAAATCGGTCTTTCTGGAGTTTACAGAAAACCTGGATATCAAATTTATCTTTACAGGGCTGGGCTCCATTTTCGCCCTCGGGCCTTTGTTTTACCTGTTTGTTCTGTCGTGTAGCCGCAAGGATTTTAACCTCAGGCCTGTACATATACTACATTTCATTCCTCTTCCTATAGCCGTTGGCTTTGGCCTGTGGATAGAGGAAAGCCATCTGACCATGTTACCTATGGCATTTTTTGTCTCTGCCTTTGTAGCCTATTATCTGCACTTTCTGGTATACCTAGCCATATGCTATTACTACGCATCGAAGCAAAGAAAGGAAGGTCTTGATGCTGAAATCTTCCAATTTTTGAGGTTATTATTCCTTGGCCTCCTGATCATCTGGATGGTTTATGTACTTAATCTGTTTGATGAACAGGTTCCTTATATTATAGGACCTGTATTGTATTCCATCGTAGCTTATACCGTCAGTTTTATTGTTATCCGCAAAGGGTACATGCAGAAAATAAGTCATGCCAAATACCAGACTACTGTCCTTTCTGATGAGCAGTGTGAAGAACTGTACTCCAAGGTTATGCATTTGATGAATGAACAGGCTTTTTACAGGCAGGCAGACCTGACCCTGAAATCGTTGAGTGACAGGCTGAAGGTAAGTACTCAGGTATTGTCTATGGTAATCAACAAGAGCAGCCAAAGGAATTTCAACAGCTTCATTAATAATTTCAGGATTACTGAGGCCGCAAACATGCTTGGTAATGAAAAGTATGCCAATCACACTATTGCTGCCATAGCGTATGATGTAGGTTTCAACAGCATCTCCAGCTTTAATACTGCCTTTAAAAAGCAAACCGGCAAAACGCCTTTAACTTACCGGAAAGAGGTATTGAAATGA
- a CDS encoding type 1 glutamine amidotransferase domain-containing protein, whose protein sequence is MSRKKRIIKRALIVFTGLVVSVIGFGYWFMSLLHPIDPALLNMESTTPDDLSYVMENRPPYRGKILAVVTSCGAMGESKKATGYEMSELARAYYVFVANGFEVDVASPKGGKPPVVIDDEDMGRFDHAFLNDTVAQSKVSNTIAMQDVNPEIYEAIYFVGGKGTLFDFPQNQYIQSIVRRYHEEGKVVGAVCHGPAALINVKLNNGNYLLKGRPVSAFTNQEELFLIKDARSIFPFLLQDKLIEHGADFKEGHMYLEQVVKDGNLITGQNPWSTWAVAEAMVSQLGYAPKHRNKTGEELSVEVLETFEVYGYAQAKALINHSSNAEQAPINRELLAVHSILAAMQWDVVKAVKIVGLLKYVKSVGNRQQNESSKTPGPPRETSAEK, encoded by the coding sequence ATGTCAAGGAAGAAACGAATCATTAAGAGAGCATTAATAGTTTTTACAGGTCTGGTTGTATCAGTTATTGGTTTTGGATACTGGTTTATGAGCCTGCTCCATCCTATCGATCCTGCGCTTTTAAATATGGAGTCCACTACTCCGGATGACCTGTCTTATGTTATGGAAAACAGGCCTCCATATCGCGGGAAGATACTGGCCGTGGTTACTAGTTGTGGTGCAATGGGCGAAAGTAAGAAGGCAACAGGTTATGAAATGTCGGAACTGGCCCGAGCCTATTATGTATTTGTGGCCAATGGGTTTGAGGTAGATGTGGCAAGCCCTAAAGGTGGGAAACCGCCGGTGGTAATTGATGATGAGGATATGGGCAGGTTTGACCATGCCTTTTTGAATGATACTGTTGCCCAAAGCAAGGTCAGCAATACTATTGCCATGCAGGATGTTAATCCGGAGATCTACGAAGCCATTTACTTTGTAGGCGGCAAAGGTACCTTGTTTGATTTTCCTCAAAATCAGTATATCCAATCTATTGTACGCCGGTACCATGAAGAGGGAAAAGTGGTTGGTGCAGTATGCCATGGGCCAGCAGCGCTGATCAACGTCAAGTTAAACAATGGAAATTATCTTTTGAAAGGAAGGCCTGTGAGTGCTTTTACCAATCAGGAAGAGCTTTTCCTGATCAAAGATGCACGGTCAATATTTCCGTTTCTGCTTCAGGATAAACTGATAGAACATGGCGCTGATTTCAAAGAAGGTCACATGTACCTGGAACAGGTTGTGAAGGATGGGAACCTGATCACAGGGCAAAACCCGTGGTCAACCTGGGCTGTGGCCGAAGCCATGGTAAGTCAGTTGGGCTATGCCCCCAAGCACCGGAACAAAACGGGAGAAGAGCTTTCAGTTGAAGTGCTGGAAACTTTTGAAGTATATGGGTATGCTCAGGCAAAAGCGCTTATTAATCACTCTAGCAATGCAGAACAGGCACCTATAAATCGGGAACTTCTTGCCGTGCATAGCATTTTGGCCGCTATGCAGTGGGATGTAGTAAAGGCAGTTAAAATTGTCGGGCTTTTGAAATACGTTAAATCAGTGGGCAATAGGCAACAAAACGAGTCCTCAAAGACGCCGGGTCCTCCTCGAGAGACATCGGCTGAGAAGTAG